The following coding sequences lie in one Hippopotamus amphibius kiboko isolate mHipAmp2 chromosome 7, mHipAmp2.hap2, whole genome shotgun sequence genomic window:
- the ARL1 gene encoding ADP-ribosylation factor-like protein 1 → MGGFFSSIFSSLFGTREMRILILGLDGAGKTTILYRLQVGEVVTTIPTIGFNVETVTYKNLKFQVWDLGGQTSIRPYWRCYYSNTDAVIYVVDSCDRDRIGISKSELVAMLEEEELRKAILVVFANKQDMEQAMTPSEMANSLGLPALKDRKWQIFKTSATKGTGLDEAMEWLVETLKSRQ, encoded by the exons gtggCTTTTTCTCAAgcattttttccagtctttttggAACCCGGGAAATGAGGATTTTAATTTTGGGATTAGATGGAGCAGGAAAAACTACAATTTTGTACAGATTACAGGTTGGAGAAGTCGTTACCACTATTCCTA cCATTGGATTTAATGTTGAGACGGTAACATACAAGAACCTAAAATTCCAAGTTTGGGATTTAGGAGGACAGACAAGTATCAG GCCATACTGGAGATGTTATTATTCAAACACAGATGCAGTCATTTATGTAGTAGACAGTTGTGACCGAGACCGAATTGGCATTTCTAAATCAGAGTTAGTTGCCATGTTGGAG GAAGAAGAGCTGAGAAAAGCCATTTTAGTGGTGTTTGCAAATAAGCAGGACATGGAACAGGCTATGACTCCTTCAGAGATGGCAAATTCACTTGGGTTACCTGCCTTGAAGGACCGAAAATGGCAAATATTCAAAACTTCAGCAACCAAAGGCACTGGCCTTGATGAGGCAATGGAATG GTTAGTTGAAACATTAAAGAGCAGACAGTAA